In Paenibacillus sonchi, the genomic stretch TCATAGAGCAGTTTAAGCATTTCCGCAAGCTCGGTATATTCCATTCCCAAAAGCCTGCTCTCGTCGATAATTTCCTTCAGCTTCCCCTCCATAATCCGCAGCCGTTGTTCCCGGATGAATTCCTGATCTGCCCCGGATACGAACGATCCCTTGCCGACGATAGAGTTAATGAGCCCTTCCCGTTCCAGCTCTTCATATGCACGTTTGGTAGTGATGACGCTAATCTGCAGCTCTTTGGCAAGCTGGCGGATGGATGGCAACGGCGTCCCGGAGACCAGTTCACCTTGAAGAATCAGTTGGCGGACCTGTCCTGTAATCTGCGCATAGATCGGCTCGCCGGAAGTACTCGAGATCAAAATGTTCATGTTGCGGCATCAGCACCTTCTGTACTTACTGTATTTAGTGTATATATTTAATATATACATTATTTTTTTGCTTGTCAAGATTAAGCCCATAACTCCACATACCAAAAAAGCCTGATTTCTCAGGCCTTTTCCTTTCCAGATCTGTTGTCCAGTTCTATTTAAACTCCGGAAGCCATTGGCCATGGGCAGCTATCAAATCGTCGCACATGGCTACAATATCATCCATCGACAGCTCGGCGGATGTATGCGGGTCCAGCATCGCCGCGTGGTAGATATGCTCCTTCTTACCGGTTATAGCCGCTTCAATGGTCAGAAGTTGCGTATTAATATTTGTGCGGTTCAGTGCAGCGCATTGCGGCGGCAGATCGCCAACATAGGTGGGAGTGACTCCGCTGGCATCGACAAGACAAGGCACTTCTACACAGGCTTCCCGCGGGAGATTTGTGATCAGTCCGGTGTTCAGCACATTGCCGCCGATTTTGAAAGGGACATTGGTTTCGATGGCTTCCAGAATGTACGAAGCATACTCATGCGAGCGTTCATGATGCAGCGTTGTATCATGAACCAGCTCCTCGCGCATCTTCTTCCACTTGCTGATCTGCTCCACACACCGGCGCGGATATTCGTCCAGCGGAATTTGAAACCGTTCGATCAGCTCAGGATAGTTCCGTTTGATGAAATAGGGATGATATTCCGCATTATGCTCTGAAGATTCCGTAATGTAATATCCGAATTTCAGCATCATTTCGTACCGCACCATATCATGATGGTGCTCTTTTTGCTTCTCAGCGGCACGGCGCTTAATTTCCGGATACAGATCCTCGCCATCCTTTGTAACTTCCAGCAGCCAGGCCATGTGATTAATGCCGGCGATCTTCGCCTGCACCCCTGTCTGGTCCATTCCTAGCGCCTCGAATAAGCCGGGAATACAGTGCTGCACACTGTGGCACAACCCGACCGTCTGCACTCCGCCATAGGTGTTCATTACATTGGTCAGCACTGCCATCGGGTTGGTATAGTTCAAGAAAAGAGCATCCGGGCATACCTCACGGATATCTGCGGCAAAATCAAGCATAACCGGTATGGTGCGCAGGTTGCGGAATATGCCGCCAATGCCGACTGTGTCCGCGATCGTCTGCCGGAGTCCGTATTTCTTAGGAATCTCAAAGTCTGTAATCGTACACGGATCATAACCGCCTACCTGAATCGCATTGATCACGTACTTGGCGCCGCGCAGCGCTTCCTTCCGGTCCGTGTAGGCCTTCACAATACAAGTGCTGCCCGTACTGGCCTTGAGATTATTCAGCATCCTTCTGGAATCCTCAAGCCGCTCCAAATCTATGTCGAACAGAGCAAGCTCAAAACCCTGCAATGCTGCTGTCCCCATGCAGTCACCCAGCACATTCTTAGCAAAAACCGTACTCCCCGCACCGATAAATGTAATTTTGTTCATTCCTGTTTCTCCTCCTCATTAGTTGCACTATTCATTAATAAATATAGATGCTAGCGTATACAATGAATATGGAGAAAGACAAGAGAAGTATGGATAATTGTTGCATTTTTGATTTTCCTGTTGTAGCCTGACAATAGTGCGTCTCAAGCTAATAAAAAGGTGGGCTGCCCATGACTCCTGAACATTATGACTTTAAAGCCGGATTCAATCTGCTGCCGGAGGAACAGGACCTTGCCGTTCTGTTCAGCGGCGAAGGCAAGCCGTATCCCGGCCATAAAATCGGCCCTTCCGTGCATGATTATTATCTGCTCCATACCGTTTTGGATGGCGGGGGCAGCTTTCAGAGCAGTACGGTCACGCAGCAATGCCGGAAGGGCGATACCTTTGTGATCTTCCCCGGTTCGCTTTTCAGCTATCAGGCGGATGAGCATAACCCCTGGCATTATGTCTGGGTGGCGCTCCAAGGCACAGCTGTATCCGGACTTCTCTCCGATATCGGCATTACGCGGGAGCGGCCGCTGCTGTACACAGAGAATACATCCGAGCTGCACAGCTTGTACGAACGAATCCGTATATGCTTCAAGCAGTCTGCATATCCCCGCCTGGAAAGTCTGGAGGCCTCGGGCTGGACAAGGCTCCTGCTCCACCATTTCGGTCAGGACAACCTTGCCCTCCTGCCCGCCAGGCCAAAGGAGCTGCCGGAAATCATCGACCGGCAGATTGACCAGGCTATCCGCTGGATCTCGCTGCAGTTCCATCAGCAGATCAGCATTGATCATATGGCGGCTACGCTCGGTTACCACCGGGCGCATCTTTCCAAAGCTTTTAAACAGAAGACAGGTCTGTCCCCCAAGCAGTATCTGCTGAAAATGCGGCTGGACAAAGCCAAAAGCCTGCTCACCGGCACGCTCACAATTGATCAGGTGGCTTCATCCGTCGGCTTCAACGATGCCTTGTATTTCTCCAGGCAGTTCCGCAAATTCAGCGGCATGTCGCCTAGTGAATACCGCTCGATGCTGCGGCAGGAGTAGACTGGGCTAGCCCGTTTATACGGTACGTTCTTTTCTCCGCCGCACCAGCCATAGAATGATCAGGATAACGACAGCTCCGCAAATGGCATAGCTTACCGGGCGCATGTACTTCTCAACGATTGTCCAATTGTCTCCCAGCCGGTATCCCAGATAGACCAGCGCAATATTCCAGGGCAGAGAGCCAAGTGCGGTAAAAAAGATAAACTTCCCGGTCTTCATTCCGGCGATTCCTGCGGGCAATGAGATGAAGGTGCGGATAAAGGGCAGCATTCGGGTGAAGAATACCGTACTCTCCCCGTAGCGGTCGAACCAGCGCTGGGATTGCTCCAGGTGACGGGAGTTAAAGAGAATATATTTCCCGTACTTCTCCAGCAATTTTCTGCCGCCATGCATCCCTACATAGAAAGCTGCAATCGAACCCATCAGATTCCCCAGCACTCCAGCAGCTACCACCTCTGGAAAGGATAACGTTCCTCTGGCAATCAGCAGCCCCCCGCTGAGCATGATGACCTCGCTGGGAATGGGAATACAGGCGCTCTCCAGCACCATCCCGATCCAGATCCCCCAGATTCCCAGCGAACTAACAAGATTTAGAGCAGCATCGGTTATAGCGTTCAATAATTGGTGCATGCTATCCCTCCTTATCCTACCTTATTGCTCATCTCCCACTTCAGAACCATCCATTGGGCTTAAGCCTCTGTACAATGGGAAAAGTGAGTGTTACCGCCGTTCCTTGCCCGGGCTCGCTGGCTATTGCAATGCTGCCGCCGTATTTTGCAACCAGGCGCTCAGCGATAGCCAGCCCCAGGCCGCTTCCCCCTTGTTCCCGGCTTCTGGACTTGTCCACACGATAGAAGCGTTGGAATACCAAAGGCAAATCCTTCTCAGGTACTCCAATTCCGCTGTCTTCAACACGGATCTGAACCTGTGATCGCACCACCACTCCATTCAATCGGATAGCCCGCAGCGATCCGGAATATTTAACGGCGTTGTCCAGAAGGATCAGCAGAATTTGCTCCAGATGATTCGGTAAAATGTGAATGACTGCCCCATCCAGCTTATTCAAATCCTGTGTGAA encodes the following:
- a CDS encoding GntR family transcriptional regulator is translated as MNILISSTSGEPIYAQITGQVRQLILQGELVSGTPLPSIRQLAKELQISVITTKRAYEELEREGLINSIVGKGSFVSGADQEFIREQRLRIMEGKLKEIIDESRLLGMEYTELAEMLKLLYEEEKE
- a CDS encoding alpha-glucosidase/alpha-galactosidase, whose product is MNKITFIGAGSTVFAKNVLGDCMGTAALQGFELALFDIDLERLEDSRRMLNNLKASTGSTCIVKAYTDRKEALRGAKYVINAIQVGGYDPCTITDFEIPKKYGLRQTIADTVGIGGIFRNLRTIPVMLDFAADIREVCPDALFLNYTNPMAVLTNVMNTYGGVQTVGLCHSVQHCIPGLFEALGMDQTGVQAKIAGINHMAWLLEVTKDGEDLYPEIKRRAAEKQKEHHHDMVRYEMMLKFGYYITESSEHNAEYHPYFIKRNYPELIERFQIPLDEYPRRCVEQISKWKKMREELVHDTTLHHERSHEYASYILEAIETNVPFKIGGNVLNTGLITNLPREACVEVPCLVDASGVTPTYVGDLPPQCAALNRTNINTQLLTIEAAITGKKEHIYHAAMLDPHTSAELSMDDIVAMCDDLIAAHGQWLPEFK
- a CDS encoding AraC family transcriptional regulator; its protein translation is MTPEHYDFKAGFNLLPEEQDLAVLFSGEGKPYPGHKIGPSVHDYYLLHTVLDGGGSFQSSTVTQQCRKGDTFVIFPGSLFSYQADEHNPWHYVWVALQGTAVSGLLSDIGITRERPLLYTENTSELHSLYERIRICFKQSAYPRLESLEASGWTRLLLHHFGQDNLALLPARPKELPEIIDRQIDQAIRWISLQFHQQISIDHMAATLGYHRAHLSKAFKQKTGLSPKQYLLKMRLDKAKSLLTGTLTIDQVASSVGFNDALYFSRQFRKFSGMSPSEYRSMLRQE
- a CDS encoding DedA family protein; translation: MHQLLNAITDAALNLVSSLGIWGIWIGMVLESACIPIPSEVIMLSGGLLIARGTLSFPEVVAAGVLGNLMGSIAAFYVGMHGGRKLLEKYGKYILFNSRHLEQSQRWFDRYGESTVFFTRMLPFIRTFISLPAGIAGMKTGKFIFFTALGSLPWNIALVYLGYRLGDNWTIVEKYMRPVSYAICGAVVILIILWLVRRRKERTV